In Oncorhynchus tshawytscha isolate Ot180627B linkage group LG08, Otsh_v2.0, whole genome shotgun sequence, the genomic window atctctgtaccccacatatacaattatctgtaaggtcccacagtcgagcattgaatttcaaacacagattcaaccacaaagaccagggagattttccaatgcctcacaaagggcacctattggtagatgggtaaacaatcatttaaaaaaaaaagagattttgaatatccctttgatcatggtgaatatattaattacactttggatggtgttgtcaatacacccagtcactacaaagatacaggcgtccttcctaactcagttaccggagaggaaggctcatggttacagagttgaattgctgtgataggagaaaactgtgtTTTGGTCAACATTGTTGTTACTCAacaatactaacttaaatgagagcaaaataaggaagcctgtacagatttttttttattccaaaacatgcatcctgtttgccatcgtgccttattgcaaagtaatgaactttatgtcctgaataaaaagcgttatgtttggggaaaatccaacacattactgagtaccacttttcatattttcaagaatggtggAGGCTGCAACATGTTATGGGTAgccttgtcatcggcaaggactagggcgttagttctattctgtttatttttagcATTAAGGACAGACAAAATCCTCCAGGAAAATctggttcaatctgctttccgACAGACaccgggagacaaattcacctttcagcaagacaataacataaaacacaaggccgAATATACACCGGAGTTGCTTACCATGATGACATtaaatgttcccgagtggcctagttacagttgacttaaatcgtgttgaaaatctatggcaagacttgaaaatggccaCCAAGAAAATATCTATGACCAATTTGTTAGagcttaaatattttttttaatactaGTGTTCAAAtactgtacaatccaggtgtgcaaaactcaTATATTTACCCAGAATGAGTAAcacctgtaatcactgccaaaggtcattctaacatgtattgattgaTTCAGGAGGTTTCATATTTATCTAATCAATATGTGTTTTAttattcttccactttgacagagtattttgtgtagattactGACTGTTAAAAGTGGGATAAAAAACGATTTCTTTGTTACATCGTGGAAAAGGAGGAATAAATACTGAAGACACTGGATGTGTTTTCGGGTGTGTTCAATCAATTTGACCTTGACCATTTCAAATTTGTCTAGAAAAAAAAGAAGTTATTTCATTATATTTAGGCGAGTAAACTGGCTACTTTATCCTGCCTTGTGGTATACCTCTCTGGTATTAAATCTCAGATTGGCTGTCTACAATTTATTaattaatgtaggcctacctactAGCTAGCGATTGTAGTGGGTTCTTGTGCAATCTTGATACATTTCAATGTCACTATGATttgtggtagctaactagctagctaactagttagctaaaTACCTACCCGTATTTAGATTATATTCACTGCAACAACATATTCCACGGATTAGATTTGCAATGGCCTATGAGGGTGGGACATGTAACAAATGGGCCTGTGGCCCCGTCCTTTTTaactgtagctagttagccacCATAAACGAGGTAGTAAATTAACTTGTTACCCAAACCATCAAGCTACATTTTCATGACATAATGAGATATAACGTTTGGTAAACATGGCCGAAGTCATAACAGTCACCGTTTCGTTTTCCACTCCTGGCTAGCTAGCCGTTAGCTCATTTTATTGGGTTgtcataaaaatgtaaaataaacgtACCTCCTGATATCTAACGTTGCTGATTTGCTCGGCCATCCTGGATGGAAGTTGAGTGTTTGAAAATAATGACTTGTTTGACAAACTGTGAGCTGTATATACTATTGATACTGTACGCTAACCCTCGAAACTAGCACAGCTCCgccatctcctcttcctcacaAATCGGGTGTGTTGCTCCGCCCCTTGCCCTGTCACGTGACCCAGCGGAACTGTCAGGATTATCCTAGACAACTACGATCTCACGATTTGCCGAAATCACCAGAGCACCGCTAAACTACAATGAAACGAATATGTAACAAATATAGATTCATTGTCAAAGTTATTTTATTCAAATAACTCTCATTGAAATACATGCAAAGTCAAGTTTGTATTAAAAATTGAACAATGTAGCTAAGAAACTTGAATTGTCAGTGATGTCACATCACACTGATTTATGGTCTATAATCAATGTACTCAATGTAGCCCACTACAAGTAGGTTTACTATTATGTTACATAAAATGTAACTTGAGATAAACCACAGTACAACACACACAATTGATCATCCACCCTTGGCGGCTGTCATATCCAGAGGAGTATGGCATCAGTTCTCTTGGTTATTGCAGGTTTACAGATGTTTTTGTGACTCCCTCGTCTTACTTAGGAGGCAGTGGATCCACCAACTTGTTGTGCACATGCATCATCCCTGTAGGAGAAATAACAATAGGTCAAGTGAGTCAGATGTCCACTTTATTCACAATTATGTTCCAATTATGGTTTAATTGAAGAAAATAATGTATCCCTCCCAGGCcaataataaaacaaaacacaATGAATTTGGAAACTGATGAAGCACTAGTTCCTAAGCCATGCAGGCAGCATAAGAAGGAAATGAACTGTGAGGACCAAGTCCTTTAGTAAGTAAGTAGACCCTCACCTCGGAAGTACTTGACAGTTTTAACCCTCAGTTCCAGGGTAGCATCCtcgtcacacacaaacacagtctgagGGTGCTGCTGAAAGGCCGACACCGTCCACATGTGGTTCACCCCTTCCTCTATGGCCTTGTACAGGGCGAACGCTTTGTGTACTCCCGTGATGAGAATCATGACCTGGAGACATTAAGGAGATCATGTATTATTATCATCTTATAAACCGTTATTACATTGCTCTAGACTGTCATTACATTGCTCTAGACCGTCATTACATTGCTCTAGACCGTCATTACATTGCTATAGACCGTCATTACATTGCTATAGACCGTCATTACATTGCTATAGACCGTCATTACATTGTTACAATAAAGCAGTAAAAGTATTTGGGGGACATCGTAAGGCTATGTGTTACAGCCTCATTATATCATCATTTAATAAGTATAGGAGTTGTAATGGGACCAGTTGTCCATGCAAAATAAGTTACAAGAGAAGACAGACCAGAAACAAAAGGCCGAGACAGACATCTTGAAATCATCTCTAACCTCTCTGGCGTCCATGACAGTGGCCACTCCCACAGTCAGAGCCATGGTGGGTACTTTAGACAGATCTCCGTCAAAGAAGCGTGCGTTGGCCAGGATGGTGTCCTGAGCCAGGGTCTTCACTCTGGTCCTGGACAATAGACTGGAGCCTGGCTCGTTGAAGGCAATGTGGCCATCCGGTCCAATACCTGACAGACAGGGTGGGTTACATTTGTTGGATTTTGGTATTTCTTTTTTCTATGTGTTGTTTCCTGAACTGATTTGTGTTTGTGGTGTTTCTTAGCTTCTTCAACAATGTCTTTGAAAAAGTATGTGCCACACaatacaaaaacatatttttatgaTGCAACAATGTTAGAACAAGACTAGGAACTTCTCATTTAAATCCAGCATgggtgtgtctgcctgtttgaTTGAGCAGTTGCTATTGTGTCGTttgacatcatcactgttatCCTACCTACCTCCAACAAAGAGATCAATTGCCACAGCAACTTTAGAATGTAGTAGATTAAATAGAATCAATATACTAAATTCCATCCTATCATTGTCCTCCCTACCTAccttgcaactgcaacctggccaagataaagccacAGCAACTTTAGAATGTAGTAGATTAAATAGAATCAATATACTAAATTCAATCCTATCATTgtcctccctacctacctccaaCAAAGAGGTCAATTCCTCCAGCTGCTTTGATCTCCTTCTCAAAGGAATCACACTCCTCTACAAGGTTGGCAGCGTTGCCATCCAGAATATGGGTGTTCTCCGATTTGATGTCAATGTGCTTGAAGAGATTATTCCACATGAAGGAATGGTAGCTCTCTGGGTGATTCCTAGGAATACCtgcaagattttttttttaaaacagggaTCACAGTTTTGTATGGCTTCTCATGCTGTGAGAATGTTGATACTGTATGGTGTAGAAATAGGTGAAATAGAGAAGTATTGCAAAGGTGAAGCGTACCCACATACTCATCCATGTTGAATGTTTTGACATACTTGAAAGAGATCTCTCCTTTCTTATAAAACTCAATCAGCTTCTTATAGCATCCCAGAGGAGTACCTCCTGGAGTGTACAATGGGGAATAATTATGGTTAATATGCATTGCTTTTTCAACAAAAAATATCTGTAGTTTTACACGTCAAATAAATCAATGTTGATGTCTTTATACAGACtttttaattgtttttatttcacctttatttaaccaggtaggctagttgagaacaagttcttatttgcaactgcaacctggccaagataaagcatagcagttcgacacatccaacaacacagagttacacatggaataaactaaACACAGtcaataagtctatatacagtgagtgcaaatgaggtaagttaagacaataaataggccatggtggcgaagtaattacaatataacaattaaacactggaatggtagatgtgcagaagatgaatgtgcaagtagagatactggggtgcaaaggagcaagataaataaataaatacagtacggggatgaggtaggtagatgggctgtttacagatgggctatgtacaggtgcagtgatctgtgagctgctctgaaagctggtgcttaaagctagtgagggagatgtgagtctccagcttcagagattttttaagtttgttccagtcattggcagcagagaactggatggaaagacaaccaaaggaggaattggctttgggggtgaccagtgagatatacctgctggagtgcgagctacgagtgggtgctgctatggtgaccagtgagctgagataaggcggggctttacctagctgagacttgtagataacctgtagccagtgggtttgacgacgagtatgaagcgaggtctaaccaacgagagcgtacaggtcgcaatggtgggtagtgtatggggctttggtgacaaaacagatggcactgtgatagactgcatccagtttgctgagtagagtgttggaggctattttatagatgacatcacccaagtcgaggatcggtaggatggtcagttttacgagggtatgtttggcagcatgagtgaaggatgctttgttgcgatataggaagccaattctagattcaattttggattggagatgcttaatgtgagtctggaaggagagtttagtgtctaaccagacacccaggtgtttgtagttgtccacgtattctaagtcagaactgtccagagtagtgatgctggacgggcgagcaggtgcgggcagtgatcgattgagtagcatgcatttagttttacttgcgtttaagagcagttggaggccacggaagtagagttgtatggcattgaagctcgcctggaggttaacagtgtccaaagaggggctagaagtatacagaatggtgtcgtctgcatagaggtggatcagagaatcaccagcagcaagagcaacatcattgatgtatacagagaagagagtcggcctgagaattgaaccctgtggcacccccatagagactgccagaggtccggacaacaggccctccgatttgacacactgaactctatcagagaagtagttggtaaaccaggcgaggcaatcatttgagaaaccaaggctgtcgagtctgccaataagaatgtggtgattgacagagtcgaaagccttggccaggtcaatgaatacggctgcacagtaatgtctcttatcaatggcggttatgatgtcgtttagaaccttgagcgtggctgaggtgcacccatgaccagctctgaaaccagattgcatagcggagaaggtacggtgggattcgaaatggtcggtaatctgtttgttttaCACATTTGACACAATTATTATAAGCGCAACATTAATTGTACAAAGGAAAGGAGGGCGTGCACTGTAGAATCAACAGCTTGCTTACCCGTGGGGAGTCCTAAAATGAAGAATCTGTCTGGTCCAGGGTTGAAGTTAATGATTTTATTCCTGATGTACTTGGCAGCCCACTCACCAACTTGGTCATAATCATTCAGGATGATCAGCTTCATGGTCCTGAGTTAAATGCAAACTTGGATAGTGTTAATGTACAAGGACGAACTACTCTTGAGGCTATTTTTGTTCTCCACCTAAAGCAGACTTTAGACTCATAAAATGTGAGCACTTGCAGCCGGAAGATGTACTAAAGTTTCCCTACGTGAATTGAAGGGGGGAAGTAGACCAAATCAAACTATACTACGCATTGTCCGCGCTATGAATGGAATGCAAATGTTGAAACCACTTTACTTGAAAACGTTATCGTGCATATCCAAAAGAGGCCGATGGTAACGTtcgtttaatttttattttatttaactaggcaaggcagttaagaacaaattgttatttacaatgacggcctaccccggccaaaccctaacgaggctgggccaattgtgcaccgccctatatGGGACTCcgaatcacggccggttgtgatacagcctggaatcgaatcagggtctgtagtgacgtagATTGTACTACCATCTTATTTTGTGGCGAGAGTAAATGAAAAACAAAGGCATTAACCAATTTACCGCATGCAGGCACGAACCGGAGCTGGACAAGCTCTAGCGAAcgccttgttttcagattggaACGCTGTATGTTAATTGGGATGAATAGGTCTTCTTGAAGTGTGTAATAGTACATTAGCTTATCATTAAAGTAGCGTATTATCCTGAATAAGTGCAGTCCAGTTTTTTTGACAGATGAGATTCATTTTTCATTAATGGCATAAGAAATTAGGGGGTAATACAAACGTCTTTAGATAGCCATACAGTCATTATATAGCCCAGGTGGCGATATTGAGTCGTTTCAGTCAAAACCTGTGAGAATGAAACTGCATTCCTCTAGAATGTTGAAATAAGGGCCTCGTGAAGCTGTTTTCAATAACTTTATTAGAACTTAAATTGTGACAATGACCCGGAACAGTTACAGAGAGcacaaaacagaaataaatacCATGATACAGCGCTCATCGTCAAACAGGCTTATTGCAGTTGGTTCTTTCAATTTTATTTCAGCAAAACAAAAAAGAATGGACATGCTATTGGCTGCAGAAATACACCATCATCAGGTACTGGGGTCAATGTGCCGAAATTACAGAATGCTGCCTGCATTGACAAGTGGAGTGAATGGCAACATCATGGcaccaattccctatatagtacactatttttttaaatcagggcCATATAGGgtctctggccaaaagtagtgcactatagagtgaataggaagtagtgcactatatagtgaatgggaagtagtgcactatatagtgaataggatgccatttgagacaaGCAAGGAGTTTACACTTCACTAGCAGCTCTGGTACATCTGGGCAGCGTCTCATTCCTGCCTTTGCCTCCTTCCCTTGCTGCCTTGGTTAATTCCTTCCTGACCGCAACAGATCTGACAAGCTAGATAAGACGTGAGCAATGTGCTACAGTCCTGTAGTTAATATATCCAGCATGCCTTTTGGTAGACCATGCAGGgagagttttttgttgttgtttcttttGTTGAACTCATCTATCCAGTCCTATCAGATCTGAAAGGGGAAGACGACAAGGAAACATGTGAAGGAGACTACTCTCAAATGAAGACACAGCCCCTGGTAGAGGAGACACTGGTTGCTGCTTGTCCGTCTGCTTAGTCAAGGTCCATGTCAGGTCTAGGGTTGGTGGATTCCGTGGAGGGAGGGTTGCCTGTGCTGTCGGCGGCCCCCTTCTCGGTGCCCTCTGCTGGGGCTTTCTCCTGGCCGTTGACTGGTCCATTCTGCTCCCCTGCCTTGTCTTCCTTAGGCAGTTCCACCTTGGGCTTGGGCTTGGTCACGATGGGGTTGCAGGTGGAGTACAGCTCCTATTGAGGGGGAAGAGTGAATGTTATGAATAACTTTACAAGCATATCACAGGATCATGTGTAAGTAATGTTGAGTTGGATGAGAAGCAGAAGGCTGGCATGCATTATTACAATAGTATAATGATATTAATGACTAAAATGCAATATTATTCACAGTACAGCTTGGTTGCAAGCAACGTTCCCTCGAATCTGCACATGTGCCCGCCTGCGCACTTCATACAGGAACGCCGCGCAGAAGAAATGCCATGCGGGGCAGAGATGCAAGACATTGAACTTCACTGAGTCCACCCCATTAGTTTGCACTATATAGCTCAACATTTTTTTCTGTGATCTAATCAACGTTATATCAGCCCCTCTTCaatgcaacaaaccaaaacaaatctaaCTTCA contains:
- the LOC112241453 gene encoding glucosamine-6-phosphate isomerase 1 → MKLIILNDYDQVGEWAAKYIRNKIINFNPGPDRFFILGLPTGGTPLGCYKKLIEFYKKGEISFKYVKTFNMDEYVGIPRNHPESYHSFMWNNLFKHIDIKSENTHILDGNAANLVEECDSFEKEIKAAGGIDLFVGGIGPDGHIAFNEPGSSLLSRTRVKTLAQDTILANARFFDGDLSKVPTMALTVGVATVMDAREVMILITGVHKAFALYKAIEEGVNHMWTVSAFQQHPQTVFVCDEDATLELRVKTVKYFRGMMHVHNKLVDPLPPK